The following are encoded together in the Malaya genurostris strain Urasoe2022 chromosome 3, Malgen_1.1, whole genome shotgun sequence genome:
- the LOC131436325 gene encoding pupal cuticle protein Edg-78E-like has translation MVSAIHCSVTSMPVWCRMKIQIVIFGALMLMTFSKGQQVEIVEQDQNVNPDGSYFYNYKLTDGTQVQEQGVGGKSATGAYKFTSPEGELIDITYTADENGYNPQGDAIPQPPPIPDAILRALEYIRTHSKPSKKR, from the exons ATGGTTTCGGCGATTCACTGTTCAGTGACTTCGATGCCAGTTTGGTGCAGAATGAAGATACAG ATTGTGATTTTTGGCGCATTGATGCTGATGACATTTAGCAAAGGGCAGCAGGTGGAGATAGTAGAGCAGGACCAGAACGTTAACCCTGATGGATCGTACTTTTACAACTATAAGCTGACGGACGGTACGCAAGTTCAAGAGCAGGGTGTTGGTGGGAAATCGGCCACGGGTGCTTATAAGTTCACTTCTCCGGAAGGGGAACTGATAGACATCACCTATACGGCCGATGAAAACGGATATAACCCTCAGGGTGATGCTATTCCACAACCACCGCCGATTCCTGATGCAATCTTGCGCGCCTTGGAATACATTCGAACGCACTCGAAACCTAGCAAAAAGCGATAA